One genomic region from Drosophila busckii strain San Diego stock center, stock number 13000-0081.31 chromosome 3R, ASM1175060v1, whole genome shotgun sequence encodes:
- the LOC108601252 gene encoding putative odorant receptor 85e, protein MKNTELVIKSYGAAEEDPAREKNLFKTLLLLAQLTGLNPQPRLPAGLPSWLRVLLQSLACLHSLLVIVTALQFGVLFCKTTLAILPSGELQDITDALTIMVIYSFATYASAYWCVRAKRLQRHFDYINAEYRHHSLAGVCFVNSAYASQWTRSFSTIWFICCMVGVLYWGLTPLLLGAHTLPLFCWYPFDAMAAIAYPWVYATQLFGQVIVGSSFAFGGNLYVTLCLLLLAQFDVLYCSLKNLDAHARLRSGATLQTLRTLQRQLLLSDASCELNQYAMLQEHATELQLLRRQQAQLPSTQLSDAARAALVDCVRHHRFILSCAEELEALFSPYCLVKSMQITMQLCLLVFVGVSGSREVSRIINQLQYLCLTLCELFMFTYCGELLRRHSLRAGEALWRGAWWQHAPHLRQDMLIFLLNSRRPVQVTAGKFYAMDVGRLRGVITQAFSFLTLLQKLQDKKQLGEL, encoded by the exons ATGAAGAACACAGAGCTTGTGATTAAAAGCTACGGTGCAGCAGAAGAGGATCCCGCACGTGAGAAGAATCTTTtcaagacgctgctgctgttggctcaGTTGACAGGTCTCAATCCGCAGCCCAGGCTTCCAGCTGGGCTGCCTAGTTGGCTGCgtgtgctgctgcagtcgctcgCTTGTCTGCATAGTCTGCTGGTTATAGTGACTGCGCTGCAGTTTGGCGTGCTCTTCTGCAAGACCACATTGGCGATTCTGCCCAGCGGCGAGCTGCAGGACATAACCGACGCACTCACCATTATGGTCATTTATAGCTTTGCTACTTACGCCAGCGCCTATTGGTGTGTGCGCGCCAAGCGTTTGCAGCGACACTTTGACTACATCAATGCCGAGTATCGTCATCATTCGCTGGCTGGCGTTTGTTTTGTGAACTCGGCGTATGCGAGTCAGTGGACGCGAAGCTTTAGCACCATTTGGTTTATCTGCTGCATGGTGGGCGTGCTATACTGGGGACTCACGCCGCTGCTTTTGGGTGCACACACGCTACCGCTGTTCTGCTGGTATCCGTTCGATGCCATGGCCGCAATCGCTTATCCTTGGGTGTACGCCACACAGCTGTTTGGCCAGGTTATCGTCGGCAGCAGCTTCGCCTTTGGCGGCAATCTGTATGTCACGCTCTGTCTGCTGCTCTTGGCCCAGTTTGACGTGCTCTACTGCAGTCTGAAGAATCTTGATGCACATGCTCGACTGCGCTCAGGCGCAACGCTACAAACGCTGCg TACGCTCcagcgacagctgctgctaagtGATGCAAGCTGTGAGCTCAATCAGTATGCCATGCTGCAGGAACATGCCACagagctgcaactgttgcgaCGCCAGCAGGCGCAACTGCCCAGCACGCAATTGAGCGACGCTGCTCGGGCGGCGTTGGTGGACTGCGTACGTCATCACCGCTTCATACTGTCATGTGCCGAAGAGCTGGAGGCGCTCTTCAGTCCCTACTGCTTGGTCAAGTCAATGCAGATCACAATGCAATTGTGTCTGCTCGTATTTGTGGGCGTCTCCGGCAGCCGTGAGGTGTCTCGCATTATCAATCAGCTGCAGTATCTGTGTCTCACGCTCTGTGAGCTTTTCATGTTTACCTACTGCGGCGAACTGTTGCGTCGTCACAGCTTGCGTGCGGGCGAGGCGCTCTGGCGTGGCGCCTGGTGGCAGCATGCACCACACTTGCGTCAGGACATGCTCATCTTTCTGTTGAACAGTCGCCGGCCCGTGCAGGTCACCGCTGGCAAATTTTATGCCATGGATGTGGGTCGCCTACGTGGG GTCATCACGCAGGCATTTAGCTTTCTGACACTGCTGCAAAAGCTCCAGGACAAAAAGCAACTCGGGGAGCTGTAG